The region TGTGACGACAAGCCGGAAGATAAATTCCTGCTGCTGGCGGCGGGTTGTGGCGTGACGCCGATTATGTCGATGCGTCGCTGGCTGGCGAAAAACCGTCCGCAGGCCGACGTGCAGGTCATCTTCAGCGTACGTTCCCCGGAAGATGTCATTTTTGCTGAAGAATGGCGCAACTATCCGGTAACGCTGGTCGCGGAAAATAATGCCACGCATGGCTTTGTCGCGGGCCGTCTGAGCCGTGAACTGCTGCAAAGCGTACCGGATATTGCGAACCGCACCGTGATGACCTGCGGCCCGGCGCCATACATGGAGATCGTGGAGAAAGAAGTGAAAGCGCTCGGCGTGACGCGCTTTTTCAAAGAGCAGTTTTTCACACCGGTCGCGGAAGCGGCGACCAGCGGGATGAAGTTCACGAAGCTGCAACCGACGCAGACCTTCTTTGGCCGCGTGGGCACCACGCTGCTTGAAGCGCTGGAAAGCAACAACGTACCGGTGGTGGCGGCCTGTCGTGCC is a window of Enterobacter hormaechei ATCC 49162 DNA encoding:
- the hcr gene encoding NADH oxidoreductase codes for the protein MTMPTSQCPWRMQVHHIHQETPDVWTLSLLCHDYYPYRAGQYALVSIRNSADTLRAYTISSTPGVSEYITLTVRRIDDGAGSRWLTRDVKRGDYLWLSDAQGEFTCDDKPEDKFLLLAAGCGVTPIMSMRRWLAKNRPQADVQVIFSVRSPEDVIFAEEWRNYPVTLVAENNATHGFVAGRLSRELLQSVPDIANRTVMTCGPAPYMEIVEKEVKALGVTRFFKEQFFTPVAEAATSGMKFTKLQPTQTFFGRVGTTLLEALESNNVPVVAACRAGVCGCCKTKVVSGEYTVTSTMTLTDAEIAEGYVLACSCHPQGDLVLA